The proteins below are encoded in one region of Corynebacterium felinum:
- a CDS encoding adenosylcobinamide-GDP ribazoletransferase — MSDKAFFVEGEHGPAVVEGPATALSWLTVLPLKGATAFDRTTGGRVMMSLPVVGVVLGAVGALLAVCVSLLGSAGLLCGTLVVVAWQLLTRFMHLDGLADVADALGSYAPPERAREILADPHAGLIGMASALLVMLVQIASIAQLSAAGVSVVVFVIPVVGRLCTMVGGSVRFSPMKPTGFAAMVVGTVPTKAIVLWSLVVIGLGAGIASLAGFPVLVGAGVFAVCVLVCLGVAVVLARHCVKRFEGLNGDTCGFINEITASVCAAVLAVLVSFFLTSP, encoded by the coding sequence GTGAGCGATAAGGCGTTTTTTGTTGAAGGTGAGCATGGCCCGGCTGTGGTGGAGGGTCCTGCAACTGCGTTGAGTTGGCTGACGGTGCTTCCACTGAAAGGGGCTACCGCGTTTGATCGCACGACGGGTGGTCGTGTGATGATGAGTTTGCCGGTGGTTGGGGTGGTTTTGGGGGCAGTAGGTGCGTTGCTTGCTGTGTGCGTGTCACTGCTGGGTTCTGCCGGTTTGTTGTGTGGGACGCTCGTTGTGGTGGCGTGGCAGTTATTGACACGTTTCATGCATCTCGATGGGCTTGCCGACGTCGCTGATGCGCTGGGGTCCTATGCTCCCCCTGAGCGGGCGCGGGAGATTTTGGCAGATCCGCATGCGGGGTTGATTGGTATGGCTTCGGCGTTGCTGGTGATGCTGGTACAGATCGCCTCGATTGCTCAGTTGAGTGCAGCTGGTGTGTCGGTGGTGGTTTTTGTCATTCCGGTGGTGGGTCGGTTGTGCACAATGGTTGGCGGGTCGGTGCGTTTTTCACCAATGAAACCTACCGGTTTTGCGGCGATGGTGGTCGGTACTGTGCCGACCAAAGCTATTGTGTTGTGGTCGCTGGTGGTAATTGGCCTTGGTGCCGGCATTGCATCGCTCGCAGGGTTTCCCGTGCTGGTCGGCGCGGGTGTTTTCGCTGTGTGCGTGCTTGTGTGCTTGGGGGTGGCTGTGGTTCTTGCCCGCCATTGTGTGAAGCGATTTGAGGGACTCAATGGCGATACTTGTGGCTTTATTAACGAGATCACAGCGAGCGTGTGTGCTGCTGTGCTTGCGGTTCTTGTGAGCTTTTTCCTCACATCCCCATAG
- a CDS encoding IS3 family transposase (programmed frameshift), giving the protein MPRFYSDEFKRDAVAFYENSELSLAKAAADLGINRQSLHTWVKDLGTGKRSRVAVQKRQAQAISEAERIRELERELRKMTEERDILRKAVKYFAEGDKLVIRFQFVEDHRTDYSVKRMCEVLKLNASSFYKWRKARAVRNTKTCEDSLLAVRILSVFNQFNGCYGAKRIAAEISDQYEPVNHKRVARLMASMNLRGYSKKRKVKTTISRKDRSVFPDLVTRNFTADRPNKVYVGDITYLPIKGGGNMYLATVIDCFSRKLTGFALADHMRTDLIGEALAMAKDQRGSLKGAIFHSDHGSVYTSQVFQQQCKSLGVTQSMGGVGTSADNALAESFNATLKREVLQDRKVFDTMLQCRKEVFSWCVRYNTTRRHSYLKYCAPNTFEAQAFALKSISAITA; this is encoded by the exons ATGCCAAGGTTTTATTCAGATGAGTTCAAGCGTGACGCTGTTGCGTTTTATGAGAACTCGGAACTGTCTCTAGCGAAGGCCGCTGCTGATTTGGGGATTAATCGGCAATCTCTGCATACGTGGGTCAAGGATTTGGGCACTGGTAAGCGTTCTCGTGTTGCGGTGCAAAAGCGGCAAGCTCAGGCAATTTCTGAAGCTGAACGTATCCGTGAGCTTGAGCGTGAGCTGCGTAAAATGACTGAAGAGCGTGATATTTTGCGTAAGGCTGTTAAATATTTCGCGGAAG GAGACAAATTGGTGATCCGCTTCCAGTTTGTCGAAGACCATCGAACCGATTATTCGGTCAAGCGGATGTGTGAGGTGCTGAAACTTAATGCCTCATCGTTTTACAAGTGGCGCAAAGCTCGTGCTGTTCGTAACACTAAAACGTGCGAGGACTCGTTGTTGGCGGTGCGTATTCTTTCTGTGTTCAACCAGTTCAATGGCTGTTACGGGGCGAAACGTATCGCGGCTGAAATTTCCGATCAGTATGAGCCTGTTAATCATAAACGTGTTGCTAGGTTGATGGCATCGATGAATCTGCGTGGGTACAGCAAAAAACGCAAGGTCAAAACCACTATTTCCAGGAAAGATCGCAGTGTTTTCCCGGATCTGGTCACGCGTAATTTCACTGCTGATCGCCCGAATAAAGTGTATGTGGGTGATATCACCTACCTACCGATTAAAGGTGGTGGGAATATGTATCTGGCCACAGTTATTGATTGTTTCTCCCGTAAACTCACCGGGTTTGCGTTAGCTGATCACATGCGCACTGATCTTATTGGTGAAGCACTCGCCATGGCAAAAGACCAGCGTGGGTCACTAAAAGGTGCGATTTTCCATTCAGATCATGGAAGTGTGTACACCTCACAGGTTTTCCAACAGCAATGTAAATCTCTTGGAGTGACCCAGTCCATGGGTGGTGTTGGCACGAGTGCGGATAACGCGCTTGCAGAGTCGTTTAATGCCACATTAAAACGTGAAGTCCTTCAAGATCGGAAGGTCTTTGACACCATGCTCCAATGTCGAAAAGAAGTGTTTTCTTGGTGTGTCAGGTACAACACCACACGTCGGCACAGTTACTTGAAATACTGCGCCCCCAACACTTTTGAAGCGCAAGCATTTGCGCTAAAATCTATCTCAGCAATCACCGCTTAA
- a CDS encoding IS1380 family transposase: MKTTTYIPRVASCSHLVSGAGVLPFAHVAELVGISDCLDSALPRSGLTHTLGDVWVNLALSLIAGGDDVHDITLLSSVSTALASKSLPSVTTAWRRITEYADTSEHVREGFIHAAKQARTRVWDLLGDHAPHRVATVEQPLVIDIDATLITAHSDKENATPTYKKGFGFHPLCAFIDYTSIGLPGGEFLNCLLRPGNAGANTIRDHCQLVDEILATLPDHSDGQPWGKRLVIRADSAGGTKKFISFLNDHNLGYVLGYSAPPTARITLDHHLQSQQTTNADTQHLGTSAHTGKDCDRWDTRVPIVRASGDLVCDENHFLEDITGLLRTANIDEHQPLVNLLADYPEDMRVIARIEPPHPGCQHSLFNQHGVRAQLCVTNLIGNIQHIDYCYRNRSLCEQHIKDTKDQGLSKLPFKQFGANQIWCLIVALSHQLLTWTKLIDACHHKDHSHQETSKPWWTWVPKTIRVRFVAVASKITTSSRRIILQLDQHNPHTHTLVTLIGYTQSLLQPRWKKRKP; encoded by the coding sequence GTGAAGACTACCACATACATTCCACGGGTTGCTAGCTGTTCTCATCTTGTATCCGGTGCGGGGGTGTTACCGTTTGCTCACGTAGCCGAATTGGTGGGAATAAGTGACTGCCTTGATTCCGCTTTGCCGCGTTCTGGGCTCACGCACACGTTAGGGGATGTGTGGGTGAATCTGGCTTTATCGTTGATTGCTGGTGGGGATGATGTCCACGACATCACCTTGCTTTCTTCTGTTTCAACCGCGTTAGCATCAAAATCGTTACCGTCAGTGACAACCGCATGGCGGCGGATCACAGAATATGCAGATACCAGCGAGCATGTGCGAGAAGGGTTTATCCACGCAGCGAAACAAGCTCGCACTAGGGTGTGGGATTTGTTAGGTGATCACGCTCCGCATCGGGTGGCAACAGTTGAACAACCACTGGTTATCGATATTGATGCCACGTTGATTACCGCACATTCCGATAAGGAAAACGCGACGCCTACCTATAAGAAAGGCTTTGGTTTCCACCCGTTATGTGCCTTTATTGATTACACCAGCATCGGTCTGCCTGGTGGGGAGTTTCTTAACTGCCTGCTTCGACCAGGAAATGCCGGGGCAAACACAATTCGTGATCACTGCCAGCTTGTTGACGAGATTCTTGCCACCCTGCCTGATCACAGTGATGGTCAACCCTGGGGCAAACGATTAGTCATCCGTGCTGACAGTGCTGGTGGGACAAAGAAATTCATCAGTTTCCTCAACGATCACAACCTTGGGTATGTTCTGGGTTATTCCGCCCCGCCGACAGCGCGCATCACCCTTGACCATCACCTTCAATCCCAACAAACAACCAACGCTGATACACAACACTTGGGAACCAGTGCTCACACAGGCAAAGACTGTGATCGGTGGGATACTCGGGTGCCGATTGTGCGTGCTTCAGGGGATCTGGTTTGTGATGAGAACCATTTCCTTGAAGACATCACCGGACTACTGCGCACCGCAAATATAGATGAGCACCAACCTTTGGTGAATCTTCTAGCTGACTACCCCGAGGATATGCGTGTTATCGCACGAATCGAACCACCCCACCCAGGGTGCCAACACAGTCTTTTCAACCAACATGGTGTTCGCGCCCAACTGTGCGTAACGAACCTTATTGGGAATATTCAACACATTGACTACTGCTACCGTAATCGGTCTTTATGTGAACAACACATCAAAGACACCAAAGACCAAGGCCTTAGTAAACTGCCGTTTAAACAATTCGGGGCGAACCAAATCTGGTGTTTGATCGTTGCACTATCCCACCAACTTCTTACCTGGACGAAACTCATCGACGCCTGCCACCACAAGGATCATTCACACCAAGAAACAAGCAAGCCTTGGTGGACATGGGTGCCGAAGACTATCCGTGTAAGGTTTGTTGCGGTTGCATCAAAAATCACCACAAGCAGCAGACGCATCATCCTCCAGCTTGACCAGCACAACCCCCACACCCACACACTGGTCACGCTTATTGGCTACACCCAGAGCCTTCTACAGCCACGCTGGAAGAAACGAAAACCCTAA
- a CDS encoding lactococcin 972 family bacteriocin has protein sequence MALNVTASADTPKLSPQYTILTVDEMGNPTSGVVTFSTESIPDELNAPKVFSFPGTTNESVGGGDWSYGWRWVNLTTKECFSNYMHRSSSHTATATMGSETNTATARSGNWAKALVKGGVTSGTCNAYWSTQ, from the coding sequence ATGGCACTGAATGTAACAGCATCCGCAGACACCCCTAAATTGTCGCCCCAATACACTATCTTAACTGTAGATGAAATGGGAAATCCAACCTCAGGAGTCGTCACTTTCAGTACTGAAAGTATACCGGATGAACTTAACGCACCCAAAGTTTTCAGTTTTCCAGGAACTACAAACGAATCTGTAGGAGGTGGGGACTGGAGTTACGGATGGCGATGGGTAAATCTAACAACAAAGGAATGCTTCTCCAATTATATGCACCGATCATCATCGCATACGGCTACAGCAACCATGGGAAGCGAAACCAACACAGCTACCGCACGTAGTGGAAATTGGGCAAAAGCGTTAGTTAAAGGTGGCGTTACCAGTGGCACTTGTAACGCATACTGGTCCACTCAGTAG
- a CDS encoding DDE-type integrase/transposase/recombinase has product MSKTPRTTPPQLVATKPYQTLVWDITTLPLLTRGHNTYLHCVVDLYSRAIVGWGIDDQPNTTVAEEIFTQIIATATKQGHQVEMIHSDNGTSMKSRKMQQFCQTHGIVRSHSRPRISDDNPHVESSFATLKNDPTYPKVFEDKNHARNWIRTWVDYYNTTRAHSALEFFTPHQILTNTWKGTWAIRNSAKQRLYEQNPTRFRHQRPRVRTPEPEVYFNLTNTPEHQGNTTLINELMQ; this is encoded by the coding sequence GTGAGTAAAACACCGCGGACAACCCCGCCACAGCTTGTTGCGACCAAACCGTATCAAACCCTGGTGTGGGATATCACCACACTGCCACTACTTACACGAGGGCACAATACGTATCTGCACTGTGTTGTGGACCTGTATTCACGCGCCATCGTCGGATGGGGTATTGATGACCAGCCCAACACCACTGTCGCCGAAGAAATCTTCACCCAGATCATCGCCACTGCTACCAAACAAGGCCATCAGGTTGAAATGATCCATTCCGATAACGGGACTTCAATGAAATCAAGAAAAATGCAGCAATTCTGCCAAACCCATGGCATTGTTCGATCACATTCACGCCCACGCATCAGTGACGATAACCCCCACGTGGAATCATCCTTTGCCACCTTGAAAAACGATCCCACCTACCCGAAAGTTTTCGAGGATAAAAACCACGCCCGAAACTGGATACGCACCTGGGTAGACTACTACAACACCACACGCGCGCATTCAGCACTCGAGTTTTTCACCCCACACCAAATACTAACCAACACCTGGAAAGGAACCTGGGCAATACGCAACTCCGCCAAACAACGACTTTACGAACAAAACCCCACACGATTTAGACACCAACGCCCACGCGTACGCACGCCCGAACCTGAGGTCTACTTCAATCTCACCAACACCCCCGAGCACCAAGGAAACACAACCCTCATCAACGAATTAATGCAATAA
- a CDS encoding branched-chain amino acid aminotransferase produces the protein MTANAATLNFDITENPNRTSGEELANILANPGFGKHFTDHMVTISWTQELGWHDAKVEPYAPLVFDPSTSVFHYGQAIFEGIKAYRHADGSIKTFRPEANAARFQASAKRMAMPELPTELFEESLRQLVSIDREWVPAHGGEDALYLRPFMVATEATLGVHPSVSYKYVVIASPAGAYFAGGIKPVSVWLCEDYVRAAKGGTGAAKFAGNYAASLLAQAQAAEKGCDQVVWLDAQEHKYVEEMGGMNLMFVFDGETPTIVTPQLSGSLLPGITRASLLQVAQDMGYTVHERLFSTAEWEEDAKSGALAETFACGTAAVITPVGTVKSSHGTFTVNNNEPGPVTLALRERLTGIQRGVVEDTHNWMSTLVEA, from the coding sequence ATGACGGCTAACGCAGCAACACTCAACTTTGACATTACTGAGAACCCTAACCGCACCAGCGGTGAAGAACTAGCGAATATCCTCGCAAACCCAGGATTCGGCAAGCACTTTACCGACCACATGGTCACCATCTCGTGGACACAGGAACTCGGCTGGCACGACGCCAAAGTTGAACCCTACGCACCACTGGTCTTCGACCCTTCCACTTCCGTATTCCACTACGGCCAAGCAATTTTCGAAGGCATCAAGGCGTACCGCCACGCCGACGGTTCTATCAAAACCTTCCGCCCTGAGGCGAATGCCGCACGTTTCCAAGCATCGGCCAAGCGCATGGCTATGCCGGAACTACCAACTGAATTGTTTGAGGAATCTCTGCGCCAGCTCGTATCCATCGACCGCGAATGGGTTCCAGCACACGGTGGCGAAGATGCTCTCTACCTGCGCCCCTTCATGGTTGCCACCGAAGCAACCCTTGGTGTGCACCCTTCCGTGTCTTACAAGTATGTGGTTATTGCTTCTCCCGCTGGCGCATATTTCGCCGGCGGTATTAAGCCAGTGAGCGTGTGGCTGTGTGAAGATTACGTCCGTGCCGCCAAGGGTGGTACTGGTGCGGCAAAGTTTGCCGGTAACTATGCTGCTTCTTTGCTGGCCCAAGCACAGGCTGCGGAAAAAGGCTGCGACCAAGTGGTGTGGCTGGATGCTCAGGAACATAAGTATGTTGAGGAAATGGGTGGCATGAACCTCATGTTCGTGTTTGATGGTGAGACTCCCACCATTGTTACCCCTCAGCTTTCCGGTTCCCTCCTGCCAGGTATTACCCGTGCTTCACTGCTGCAGGTGGCTCAAGATATGGGATATACGGTTCACGAGCGTCTGTTTAGCACCGCTGAGTGGGAAGAAGACGCGAAGTCCGGTGCGCTTGCCGAAACCTTCGCTTGTGGCACCGCCGCTGTTATCACACCAGTGGGTACCGTGAAGTCTAGCCATGGAACATTCACCGTGAACAATAACGAACCAGGCCCTGTCACCCTGGCACTGCGCGAGCGCTTGACTGGTATTCAGCGTGGGGTTGTGGAAGACACCCACAATTGGATGAGTACCCTCGTCGAGGCCTAA